DNA from Verrucomicrobiota bacterium:
CCAGCCGCTTCACCACCGCCTCCACCTTCTCAGGTTTCACGGCCCAGATTGGTTCCGCTGCAACGCTCATGGCAAATAATGTGGCAAATCCCGCGTTTTCTGGCCATCCCTTCTTTTTGGCCTTAAATCATCTCAGCTTGCACCGGCCCGACCGCCTTCTGCTCCGTCACCAGGCGGATTAGGTCAGGCCAGCTCTGCACGAGGCCGTTGTAGGACAGCGCCTCGGTCGCGCGTTTGTTGCGCTCGCAGAGGGTGTAAAGGCGGTAGGCCAGCTCGCGGGCCGTCTCGGCTTTGGAGCCCAGCTTCGACACCAGCTCCGATGCGGCGCTCTCACCGCCCGTCGCGAGGACGCGGATGAGATGATGCACGGTCTCCCAGTGCGTGAGCCGTGCGTCCGTCGCGGGATCCCAGCCGTCGGGCAGTTCGTCGGGCTTGAGCAGCCTGACCTGGCCCCGGCTGGACTTCAGGATGCCGGCTTCCTCCAACCCGCTCACGCTCGTGTTCTTCGCTTTGCTCAAAATCGCCCAGGGGCGGAGCCAGCCGGCGATGTCCCACGTGTCAAGCCCTGCCGTCAAGACCTCGGTATTGGCCGGTATTGGCCTGCACGCCTTCCTTATAGACGGCGGTGGTCATGGCGGCGCCGTTGTAGGTGTAGGCCACATACGTCCATCGGCCAACGATCACATTCGTCACGCCGCCCCAACCGATGTCGGACGCGTCCCAACGTCCTTCATAGCATCGGACGCATTGGCGGGATTCAGGACGGCGCTATAGCGGCGCTCGAACCAGTCCGGGATTCCGTCGTTGTCTGTATCACCAAGCCGAAACGTGGCTTTCTCTTGATCGAATTTGGTCTGGATCGTCGCGCCATCCAGGGTGGTATCATGCACGCGAATTTTGCGCCGGTCGGCACCGAAAAGTTGCCCACGGTCGCGGCGCCGTTTGTCCAGGTTGGAAGCGGCCCCGTAGGAAGCTGAGATTTGAGATCTGAAAAGTCACTCCTTCGGCAGCAACGATCCATCCGGCTGCGCCAGAAACGCGAGCAAGTCCGCGATGTCCTGCATCGAGAGTCCTTGCTCCAATCCGTCCGGCATGAGCGATTTCCCGTCGGCGCGCAGCTCCTGGATCTGACTTCGCGGAATCGTTTCATCCGGCAAGCTTTGCCGCCGCAAAGTGACGCTGGCAGAAGTTTCAGCCACAAGCAGCCCGGTCACAGACTCTCCGCGCGAGGTCGTGACCGTGTAACTCAGAAAATCCGGCGTCACTTGCCGGCTCGGATCCAGGATATCAATGAGCACGGTCTCGGGCGGGCGGCTCGCGATTCCGGACAAGTCCGGGCCGATCTGTTTTCCGCGGCCTTGAATCGTGTGGCAAACAAAGCAGGTTTTGGCGAACACCTCCGCGCCGCGGCCCGCCTCCCGGTCGAGGGTCAGCGCCGGTTTGAACTTGCGCAAAACCTCTTCGCGATCGGCGGCGACGGTGCTTCGAAAAAGTTTCGTGGCGCGCATTCGTGCTTCGGCGTCGGGAACCTTTTGCAGCGACTGGCGCGCCGAAGCGTCCATTTCAATCGACGGAATCCGGTTTTGTTCGAGCGCATCGAGGAGAGCGACCGTGAGCGCAGGGGAACGCGATGCCACGTTCGCCAATTGCCGCCGCGTGCCTTGCGCATACTCCGCCCAGTTCGCGAAAATCCGAACCGCCAAGTCGGTGTCGGCCACTTTCACCAAAGCATGAATCGCGGCAGATTGGAGTTCCGAAGCCTGTCCGGGCCGCAGCCAATCGAGCGCGACGGCTCCAGCCTCCGGCGCGCGAGATTCAACCAGGACTCGAATGCCGGCCAGTCGCAGGCGTCGCCGTTCTGATTCTGATCTGACCAACCTCAGCGCACGTTCGAGGAAAGCCTGCGGAGAGTCCGCTGGAGTTCGGGCCGTTTGGCGCCGGCGCTCGATCCAATCGCGCAAAGAATGTCCGCGTTGTTCCAGTCCGTCTGCCATTCCCGCGAGAAACACGAGGCGAGCAGGCAGCGTCGCCTCGGAACCGGCCGCCATCGCCCAGGATAAGGACCTTTCCAGATCCTGGCCATCCGGGATCGATCCAATGAGGCGCGCGCACTTCTCGACAAAATAAACCGTGTCATCGTTCGGCAGCGTTTGCCAGGGTCTTTTACCGATCGTCCAATTCGCTCCGACCAATCGGGCGAAAAAGCCCCACGGCCGGGAATTCAAGCTGCTCAGAATCGCCAGGGTCTGCCAGCGATCTGCGACTCCTCGCCGAGCCAACTGCGCGAGCAAATTCTCTCTCTCTGCTGCGGCAAGTCCTCCGGCCGCCAAAGCGAGTTCAAGGCGGACTCGCGCATCGGCATCACCGGCCAGCCGGGTCACGCCTCTCTTGAGCTGCGCCGCGTTGGGCGAGTTTCCGAGGAACCGTTCACTGAGACGCACGGCGTGCTCCCGAATGCGCGGGTCCTTGTCGCGGAGCGCCGACAAAACCGTCCTTTCATCAAGCGCGCCAAGGCCGTCGAGCGTCCACGTCGCGTGCAGACGAGCCAGTGGGATTGCGGATTGCGGATTGCGGATTGCGGATTGCGGATTGCGGATTGCGGATTTGAGGAGTGAGATGGCGGCGCGATCCTGGCGTTCGACCAGAAGCCGCTGCGCCGTATCGCGCCACCAGCCGTTTGGATGGCCCAGCCACTGGACGAGTTCGGCCGTCGAAGCGCCACTCAAAGTAGGACAGGCTTCCAGCCTGTCTGACTTTGTGGCCGCCGCTTTTCCTCCGGAAGTTTGCGTTGCTTTTCGCTTGATCCGCCAGATGCGCCCGTGCTCCGCTCCCGTCCGCCAGGGAATCCGTTTTTCGACGCTTGGGTTATGGACGTACTCCGGATGCTCCACAAACTGGCGGTAAAAATCGACGACGTAAAGCGCGCCGTCCGGTCCCGTGGCGAAGTTCACCGCGTGGAACCAGGGATCGCTCGAAGCCAGAAACTCCTTCCCTTCCTCACCCCGGCGCGCCACGAAAGTCACCCCGTTCGGTTCCAGCACGCGGCGGTGGACGAGATTCCGCAGCGACTCCCCCATGAACGCATTGCCACAGTATTTTTCCCCGAGTGCGTCGCCGCGATAAATCGTCAACCCGGCCAGCGCGTTGAAATGACTGGATGACTCTTTGTTGAAGACCAGCGGCGGCGGCGTGAGCGGAAACACACGGCCGGTGTCGGCCGGCGCGAGGATATCGAGCACGCCTTCGTCCGGCCGCAGTTGCGGATTGCGATTCAAGTAGCGCTCTTCGATGACGACGTGCCGGACCGGAATCGTGTTCCACGACAGAAAGTGGTTTCCCCAATCGTCCCGCGCCCGGCCAAATTGGCTTCGCCCCGCGATGACCTCGAATTCGCCGGTGTCGGGACGGAAGCGCAAATCATGGTTGCGCAGCGACACGCCTTTCGCGGCTGGCTCGTCCGGTCGGCGGATATCGCCATCGCTCCGGCCATTCGCGGCGTAAATCCAGTTGTCGATCCCCCAGGTGAGCCCGTTCACGCGCAACTGCTGGTTGCCTTCGCGAAACCCGGTGAGGATCACGCGGCGTTCGTCGGCTTTTCCATCTCCATTGGTGTCTTTCAGGAACCAGATGTTCGGCGCAGACGTGACCAGGAGGCCGTCCTTCCAGGGCAGGACGCCGTTCGGAAAGGAAAGTCTGTCGGCAAAGACGGTGGCCTTTTCGTACTGGCCATCGCCGTCCAAATCTTCGAGCCGGCGAATCTGGCCCGTGCCCGGGCCCAGAGGATAGTCGATCATCTCCGCGACGAACAGGCGTCCGTCTGCGTCCCAGGCAATTGCCACGGGGCTGATCACGTTGGGTTCAGCGGCGACGAGCTCAACGGTCAGATTCGCATCCGCGAGGCAAAGGGTGGCGAGTTCGTCGGAGGGACTCAGCGGACGGCTTGCTTGACTCGCGGCCACCGCCGTCAGCCCGATGAGATAGAGCCACACTCCAAGCAAAGCGGGTTCTGCCCAGATTCCAATGACTAACAACCTGGTTGTCGGGGAACCACTTTTCCACTCACTCCGGCCCTCTCCCTTATGGCCCTTAGAGCCTGCCTGAAAATTGTCTTCTGGGTGGAACAGGCCACCGGCCTGTTGCGGCGGGCTACCAGCCCGCCGGGCCTTTTGGCGGCAGGTTGCCGCCAAACACAGGCTGGTAGCCTGGCTGGTAGCCCGTTCCACCCATTTTTCAGACAGGCTCTTAGGGAGAGGGAGCCTCGATCTAAGGATTTCGTGGGGTCGAGCGGCGCAGGTCGATCCTCGATCAGGATGGTCTGTTCCCTCCCCATAAACCTGACTCAACCGCGGATAACACGGATCACGCGGATAAGACCCTTCTCTATCTGCGAAATCCGCGGAATCCGTGGTCAAAGAATCTGTTCGGGGGGTCAATATGCGAGCTTCGATCGGAGAATTCTCCCCCTGAGAGAGAGGGCCAGGGTGAGGGGGAACGCGGTAACACAGTCGTTGGAGGCCGTCTGGCATAGTGTGGCGCAAGATCACAGGTCGCGGACTCTCGTCAAGGCTGGAGAGTGTTAGACTGCGAACGAGGCATCCAAAGTTTATCAGCGTCGGTGGTTCGCCGATGTTTTGGGACTGCGGTGGCAGAGCGCAGCGGCGACACCGAGAAGCTTGGCCAGCGCGGCCAAAGCGGCGTGGCGCTTCGCTTCCCGCCGCAGTCCAAAAAGCGAGATCAATCCGGCAAGGGTTGGTTCCTGGTTTCGGGAAGAAACAGAATGATAATCAGCCCGAGACTGAACAGAAGGCCCAGCAGGGTGACCGCCAGGCGCAGGTCCATTCCAGGAAGCGACTTTAGCCAGCCGGAAAACCAGAGCATCGGCGCCGCGAGAATGCGCCCGCCGTTGAAACAAAAGCCCGTGCCTGTGGCGCGCAAGTGCGTCGGGAAGAGCTCCGGAAAATATATCGCGTATCCGGCGTGCATGCTCAGCGTGAAGAATCCAAACACCGGGAGCAAGATCAGCAGTTGAAAATAATTCCGCGGGAGATAGCACGTGATGGGCACCATCGCCAGCGCGGCCAGGTGCAACAACGCGAAGGTTCGCTTGCGGCCCAGGCGGACGCAAATCGGCCCGAACGCCAGCAAGCCCAAACCGCCGCCCGCAGTCTCAACGATTCCGTAGGCGAACTTCGCCCTTTCTGCGGCGATCTTTTCCGCCACCCCGCCGTTGAGCATGATTTGTTTCGCGAGGTCTTGTCCGGCGACGGTCACTCCCCAGAATGTCGCCAATCCCACCGCGGCCAGGAGCATGCCCAGAAACGCCCGCGGCCCCCATTGCGGATGGAGGAGCAGTTCCCGAAAGCTGCCGAGCTTGACGGATTGCCCGCCTGCCGCCCGGTCGCTCCAACTTTCCGATTCGTTGACGCTGGCGCGGACCCAAAGGACGAGCAGCGCTGGAAGCACCCCAATCAGGAATGCGTAGCGCCATTGCGCGCCCACGGCCAGACCGGCCAGGGCTGCCATCCACGTGCCGAAGATGCTGGTGGCATGGAAAATCCCCGAGGCATGGGCCCGCGCAGATTTGGGAAAAACTTCAGCCACCAGACTGGCGGCGACCGCCCATTCGCCGCCCACGCCCATCGCGACGAGAAACCGCAGCACCGCCACTTGCCACAACGATTGCGCGAAGAACGTCAGTCCGGAGAAAATCGAATACATGAGGATCGTCACGATCATGGTGGGCCGCCGGCCGAAGCGATCGGCGAGCGAACCGAAAAGCAATCCGCCCGTCGTCCCGCCCACCAGGAAGATGCCGAGGAAAGCATCGCCGTACCGTTTGATGGCCGGATCGCCCGGGCCGACGTTCAGGATGTCGGCCAGGAGTTGGTTGCGGGTGATGTTGAAGAGCTGGCCTTCAAAGGTGTCGAAAGCCCAGCCGGCTGAGGCAATGGCGAGGACGAGCCACTGGTAGCGCGTCACGCCGGTGTACCAACGCGAGGCTTTCTCTTCGGTGGCGGCAAACATGGGGTCCGGGTTCGGGCGCAAGAACAACAGCCCTGCCTGCGACGGTCAAACTCAAAAGCCGGCGTAACGGCGCTAAAATGTTAAATGGGTTGAATCGTTAAATCGGTTAAATGAGCCTTGCACCTTCTTGCGGCAGATCGAATCGCTGCTGATGGCTGTCGTCAGGAGCGCAAATTCGTGAAATTCGTGTCGCTCGAATTTAACGCGCCGGCACAGCGAAGAATTCCGGGTAATGTTTGGCGAGAGAAGAAAGGAGCGCCAGGGCCACGCAAACGCCGAGGATGAATCCGATCAGCCAGAGCCAGAATCGAGCGGGGATGTAGAAGGGGGCAGCCGGGCTTCCGATTTCTTTTCGAGAGTACACACGCTGGCCCAGCCACAAGGCGCCCGCGCCCGCCACGAGCAGGAGCGGGAAAGAAAAAAAGCCGGTCAGCGATTCCCAGAGGTGTTGCTCGTACCAAAAGCCCAATTGCACGAGAAACAAGGCGGTCAGCGCCGCCCAAAACCACGCGGTCATCACCAGGGTCCGCGAATGGGTGTTGGCCGCCAGTGCGAACGAGAACGCAAACACCGCGAAGGGCAGGGCGCCCACCAGGCCGTAAAGCAACCCAGGCTTCAGAATCGGCAAAGGTTTGATGATGCCCGTGCCCACGTAGAAGCGTGCTAGAATCTGCGGCAGGTCAAATCCCAGCGCGAAGAGGTTCATCGCCGTCAGCAGGAGAAGCGTTCCGCCGCCCACGGTCGCGCGCGCCCAGTAGCGGGCGGAGCGGCCGGCGGGCAAGGCAAAGGAGAATTCCTCGCAGCCTTCCAGGACGTCTCCGCCTCCGTAAGCCGGGCCCGCCAGCAACGCGTACACCCCGCCCAGCAGAAGAATCCAGCCGGGACTGATGAAAAGCGGAGAGCCCCAGACCCCGATCAACCACAACGCCAGAAAGAAGAGCAATAGCTTGCTATGCGCGAACCACTCCGCCCAGAGCAATCCCCGCAACGGAGAACTTCTCGCGCGGAGACGTTCGCTCACCGCGCGCGCCGCTTCCACGCTCGCGCTGGCAAGTTTTGAGGAGAACAGTTCTTTACTGATGTGGTCCAGCATACATCAAGCATCCAGGTAGGGCGAGCCTGTCCCCAGCGAGCCGATCCGGACGTGTTCCAAGCCCGTGGAGCGGCTCGCCGGGACGGCTGGCCCTACCTTGAACCCGACGGTAGGGCTGCGTTCCCGCGCAGCCGCGTTTTTGACGATGCGGCGGCGCAGCAGCGCCGTCTGTGTTAGCCGTAGCGCAGATTTTCAATCTGCCGTATCGCGCATTCCGCAAGCGGCCCCAAGATCGAGCGCTCTGGAACTTGCCTGAACGCCGCCGATTACAAATCGGCGATACGGCAGAGTGCAACTCTGCGCTACAGCGGACACCTCGCTCACACATCCCCACCGCCGCCCGACCCTCGATGGGATCAGCCGATCTTTTCATACGCCGCGATGAATCAGGGACGCGCCCAGTCGCGCGTCCCTGATTTCGTCTTTTTGGACGCCCCACACGGGTGTCCACTCGTGTTTTCCCGCAAGATTGATACACCGGATTCACGGCACGGATTCGTCCGTGAACAAGCGCCACGGATAACTGCTCGGCGCGGGGGACATGGCCGGTGCCGCCTGCGGCGCCGTCAAAGCCGGGCCGGCCGCAAAAGCCGACGGCGGCGCCGCGGCGACCTCGGCGTCCACCACGCTTCTGGACTCGATGTTCGCTACCGGTTCCCAAAAGACCTGGCGTTTGACGACCGCCCCATCGCGTTGCGCGCGCAGGAGCAAGCCCTGGAAGTCGCGAATGCTGGGGGAATTCAAGTTTGGTTTTC
Protein-coding regions in this window:
- a CDS encoding c-type cytochrome; translated protein: MPDGLQRLCYRVPPHPGPLSQGENSPIEARILTPRTDSLTTDSADFADREGSYPRDPCYPRLSQVYGEGTDHPDRGSTCAARPHEILRSRLPLPKSLSEKWVERATSQATSLCLAATCRQKARRAGSPPQQAGGLFHPEDNFQAGSKGHKGEGRSEWKSGSPTTRLLVIGIWAEPALLGVWLYLIGLTAVAASQASRPLSPSDELATLCLADANLTVELVAAEPNVISPVAIAWDADGRLFVAEMIDYPLGPGTGQIRRLEDLDGDGQYEKATVFADRLSFPNGVLPWKDGLLVTSAPNIWFLKDTNGDGKADERRVILTGFREGNQQLRVNGLTWGIDNWIYAANGRSDGDIRRPDEPAAKGVSLRNHDLRFRPDTGEFEVIAGRSQFGRARDDWGNHFLSWNTIPVRHVVIEERYLNRNPQLRPDEGVLDILAPADTGRVFPLTPPPLVFNKESSSHFNALAGLTIYRGDALGEKYCGNAFMGESLRNLVHRRVLEPNGVTFVARRGEEGKEFLASSDPWFHAVNFATGPDGALYVVDFYRQFVEHPEYVHNPSVEKRIPWRTGAEHGRIWRIKRKATQTSGGKAAATKSDRLEACPTLSGASTAELVQWLGHPNGWWRDTAQRLLVERQDRAAISLLKSAIRNPQSAIRNPQSAIPLARLHATWTLDGLGALDERTVLSALRDKDPRIREHAVRLSERFLGNSPNAAQLKRGVTRLAGDADARVRLELALAAGGLAAAERENLLAQLARRGVADRWQTLAILSSLNSRPWGFFARLVGANWTIGKRPWQTLPNDDTVYFVEKCARLIGSIPDGQDLERSLSWAMAAGSEATLPARLVFLAGMADGLEQRGHSLRDWIERRRQTARTPADSPQAFLERALRLVRSESERRRLRLAGIRVLVESRAPEAGAVALDWLRPGQASELQSAAIHALVKVADTDLAVRIFANWAEYAQGTRRQLANVASRSPALTVALLDALEQNRIPSIEMDASARQSLQKVPDAEARMRATKLFRSTVAADREEVLRKFKPALTLDREAGRGAEVFAKTCFVCHTIQGRGKQIGPDLSGIASRPPETVLIDILDPSRQVTPDFLSYTVTTSRGESVTGLLVAETSASVTLRRQSLPDETIPRSQIQELRADGKSLMPDGLEQGLSMQDIADLLAFLAQPDGSLLPKE
- a CDS encoding MFS transporter, which gives rise to MFAATEEKASRWYTGVTRYQWLVLAIASAGWAFDTFEGQLFNITRNQLLADILNVGPGDPAIKRYGDAFLGIFLVGGTTGGLLFGSLADRFGRRPTMIVTILMYSIFSGLTFFAQSLWQVAVLRFLVAMGVGGEWAVAASLVAEVFPKSARAHASGIFHATSIFGTWMAALAGLAVGAQWRYAFLIGVLPALLVLWVRASVNESESWSDRAAGGQSVKLGSFRELLLHPQWGPRAFLGMLLAAVGLATFWGVTVAGQDLAKQIMLNGGVAEKIAAERAKFAYGIVETAGGGLGLLAFGPICVRLGRKRTFALLHLAALAMVPITCYLPRNYFQLLILLPVFGFFTLSMHAGYAIYFPELFPTHLRATGTGFCFNGGRILAAPMLWFSGWLKSLPGMDLRLAVTLLGLLFSLGLIIILFLPETRNQPLPD